The following proteins come from a genomic window of Pseudomonas syringae:
- the rpmA gene encoding 50S ribosomal protein L27 has translation MAHKKAGGSTRNGRDSEAKRLGVKMYGGQAIIPGNIIVRQRGTQFHAGYGVGMGKDHTLFAKVEGVIKFQVKGAFGRRYVSIVPKTEVSAA, from the coding sequence ATGGCTCACAAAAAAGCTGGTGGTAGTACCCGTAACGGGCGCGACTCAGAAGCCAAACGCCTTGGCGTGAAGATGTATGGCGGCCAGGCTATCATCCCTGGCAACATCATCGTGCGTCAGCGCGGTACCCAATTCCACGCTGGCTACGGCGTTGGCATGGGCAAAGATCACACCCTGTTCGCGAAAGTGGAAGGCGTGATCAAGTTTCAAGTCAAGGGCGCCTTCGGTCGCCGCTACGTGAGCATCGTTCCGAAGACTGAAGTCTCCGCAGCGTAA
- the cgtA gene encoding Obg family GTPase CgtA → MKFVDEVSIRVKAGDGGNGCMSFRREKFIENGGPNGGDGGDGGSVYMIADVNLNTLVDYRYTRHFDAERGSNGGSADCTGRKGEELVLRVPVGTTIIDATTQEIIGDLTKDGQRLMVAQGGWHGLGNTRFKSSTNRAPRQTTPGKPGDQRDLKLELKVLADVGLLGLPNAGKSTFIRSVSAAKPKVADYPFTTLVPNLGVVSVDRWKSFVVADIPGLIEGASDGAGLGIRFLKHLARTRLLLHLVDMAPLDETSAPDAAEVIVRELEKFSPSLAERDRWLVLNKCDQILEEEQEARKQEIVDRLEWTGPVYVISAIAKEGTEQLTRDIMRYLEERSLRIAEEPGYAEELAELDQRIEDEARAQLQALDDQRALRRSGVKSVHDIGDDDWDEEDVEDEDGPEIIYVRD, encoded by the coding sequence ATGAAATTTGTAGATGAAGTATCCATTCGAGTAAAAGCCGGCGACGGCGGCAACGGTTGCATGAGCTTCCGTCGCGAAAAATTTATTGAAAACGGTGGTCCCAACGGCGGCGACGGTGGTGATGGCGGTTCGGTCTACATGATCGCCGACGTCAACCTGAACACGCTGGTCGACTATCGTTACACCCGTCACTTCGATGCCGAGCGCGGTTCCAACGGCGGCAGCGCCGATTGCACCGGTCGTAAAGGTGAAGAGCTGGTACTGCGCGTACCGGTCGGAACCACGATCATTGATGCGACCACCCAGGAAATCATCGGCGACCTGACCAAAGACGGTCAGCGCCTGATGGTTGCCCAGGGCGGCTGGCACGGTCTGGGTAACACCCGATTCAAATCCAGTACCAACCGCGCGCCGCGCCAGACCACGCCGGGCAAGCCGGGTGATCAGCGTGATCTCAAGCTGGAATTGAAAGTGCTGGCCGACGTAGGTCTGCTGGGCCTGCCGAACGCTGGTAAAAGTACCTTCATTCGTTCGGTGTCGGCGGCCAAGCCGAAAGTTGCCGACTATCCGTTCACCACGCTGGTGCCGAACCTGGGTGTGGTCAGCGTCGATCGCTGGAAGAGCTTTGTCGTTGCCGACATCCCCGGCCTGATCGAGGGTGCATCCGACGGCGCAGGCCTGGGGATTCGCTTCCTCAAGCATTTGGCGCGTACCCGTCTGTTGCTTCACCTTGTCGACATGGCGCCACTGGATGAAACCAGTGCCCCGGATGCCGCCGAAGTGATCGTCCGTGAGCTGGAAAAATTCAGTCCGTCGCTGGCGGAGCGTGATCGCTGGCTGGTGCTGAACAAGTGCGACCAGATTCTTGAAGAAGAGCAGGAAGCGCGCAAGCAGGAGATCGTTGATCGCCTGGAATGGACCGGCCCGGTCTACGTGATCTCTGCCATTGCCAAAGAAGGCACCGAGCAACTGACGCGCGACATCATGCGTTACCTCGAAGAGCGCAGTCTGCGTATCGCCGAAGAGCCTGGTTATGCCGAAGAGCTGGCCGAGCTGGATCAGCGCATCGAAGACGAGGCGCGGGCGCAGTTGCAGGCGCTGGACGATCAGCGTGCCCTGCGTCGCAGTGGCGTGAAGAGCGTGCATGACATCGGCGACGATGACTGGGATGAAGAAGACGTTGAAGATGAAGATGGTCCGGAAATCATTTACGTCCGAGACTGA
- the rplU gene encoding 50S ribosomal protein L21, with amino-acid sequence MYAVIVTGGKQYKVAPGEYLKIEKLEIATGESVTFDRVLLVGNGDDVNIGAPVVAGATVVAEVISQGRHDKVRIIKFRRRKHHMKRMGHRQWYTEIKITGIQA; translated from the coding sequence ATGTACGCAGTAATTGTTACCGGTGGCAAGCAGTACAAAGTCGCCCCAGGTGAATACCTGAAAATTGAAAAACTGGAAATCGCTACTGGCGAATCCGTCACTTTCGACCGCGTTCTGCTGGTCGGTAATGGCGACGACGTCAACATCGGTGCTCCGGTTGTTGCTGGCGCCACCGTTGTGGCTGAAGTGATCTCGCAAGGTCGTCACGACAAGGTTCGTATCATCAAGTTCCGTCGTCGTAAGCACCACATGAAGCGCATGGGCCACCGCCAGTGGTACACCGAGATCAAAATTACAGGTATTCAGGCTTAA
- the proB gene encoding glutamate 5-kinase yields MRSKVTGAQRWVVKIGSALLTADGKGLDRNAMGVWVEQMVALHEAGVELVLVSSGAVAAGMSRLGWTVRPSAMHELQAAAAIGQMGLVQAWESSFAEHGRHTAQILLTHDDLSDRKRYLNARSTLRTLVELGVVPVINENDTVVTDEIRFGDNDTLAALVANLVEADLLVILTDRDGMFDADPRNNPDAQLIYEARADDPALDAVAGGTGGALGRGGMQTKLRAARLAARSGAHTVIVGGRIERVLARLKGGERLGTLLSPEREMLAARKQWLAGHLQTRGTLVLDDGAVSALARDHKSLLPVGVKLVQGSFRRGEMVVCVASDGREIARGLSNYSAIEAQKIIGHSSEAIVRELGYMAEPELIHRDNLILV; encoded by the coding sequence ATGCGCAGCAAAGTGACGGGTGCCCAGCGCTGGGTTGTGAAAATCGGCAGTGCCCTGCTGACCGCGGATGGCAAGGGCCTGGATCGCAACGCCATGGGTGTGTGGGTTGAGCAGATGGTGGCGCTGCATGAGGCGGGCGTCGAGCTGGTGCTGGTTTCTTCCGGGGCTGTGGCGGCCGGTATGAGTCGTCTTGGCTGGACAGTGCGACCCAGTGCGATGCACGAGCTTCAGGCTGCTGCTGCAATCGGCCAGATGGGGCTGGTGCAGGCGTGGGAGTCGAGCTTTGCCGAGCATGGCCGGCATACCGCGCAGATCCTGCTGACGCACGACGACCTGTCGGATCGCAAGCGTTACCTGAACGCGCGCAGTACGCTGCGCACGCTGGTCGAGTTGGGCGTGGTGCCGGTCATCAACGAAAACGACACCGTGGTCACTGACGAAATCCGGTTTGGCGATAACGACACGCTGGCGGCGCTGGTCGCCAATCTGGTCGAGGCCGATCTGCTGGTTATTCTGACCGACCGTGATGGCATGTTCGACGCTGACCCGCGCAATAACCCTGACGCACAACTGATCTACGAAGCGCGTGCCGATGATCCGGCACTGGATGCGGTGGCGGGCGGCACCGGCGGTGCGCTGGGTCGTGGTGGTATGCAGACCAAGCTGCGCGCTGCGCGTCTGGCGGCGCGTTCCGGTGCGCATACGGTGATCGTCGGCGGACGCATCGAGCGCGTTCTGGCGCGACTCAAGGGTGGCGAGCGGCTGGGGACCCTGCTGTCTCCCGAGCGCGAAATGCTCGCCGCGCGCAAGCAGTGGCTGGCCGGTCACCTGCAGACGCGCGGCACACTGGTGCTGGACGATGGTGCGGTGTCGGCACTGGCCAGGGATCATAAAAGCCTGCTGCCGGTTGGCGTCAAGCTGGTGCAGGGCAGTTTTCGGCGCGGTGAGATGGTGGTGTGTGTGGCGTCGGATGGTCGGGAGATTGCTCGTGGCCTGAGTAACTACAGTGCCATCGAGGCCCAGAAAATCATTGGTCACTCCTCGGAAGCCATTGTTCGTGAGCTGGGCTACATGGCCGAGCCGGAGTTGATTCACCGGGATAACCTGATCCTCGTCTGA
- a CDS encoding polyprenyl synthetase family protein encodes MQPQAFYRTVADDFSAVDLIIKKQLTSRVPLVSKIGDYITSAGGKRLRPLLVLLCGKALGREGDDVRLLAATIEFLHTATLLHDDVVDMSGMRRGRSTANALWGNAPSVLVGDFLYSRSFEMMVELGSMDVMRILSKATRVIAEGEVLQLSKIRDASTTEETYMEVIRGKTAMLFEASTHSAAALCNASEAQTEALRTFGDHLGVAFQLVDDLLDYLGDAETLGKNVGDDLAEGKPTLPLIYTMREGSPEQAALVRQAIQKGGLEDLESIRNAVQSAGALDYTARLARDYAARAIACLEALPPSEYRDALVELSEFAVARTH; translated from the coding sequence ATGCAACCCCAAGCCTTCTACCGCACGGTGGCGGACGACTTTAGTGCCGTTGACCTTATCATCAAAAAGCAACTGACGTCCCGCGTACCGCTGGTTTCCAAGATCGGCGATTACATCACGTCGGCCGGCGGCAAACGCCTGCGCCCGCTGCTGGTGCTGTTGTGTGGCAAGGCTCTGGGCCGTGAAGGCGACGATGTTCGTCTGCTGGCCGCCACCATCGAATTCCTGCACACCGCCACGCTGCTGCACGACGATGTGGTCGACATGTCCGGCATGCGTCGCGGGCGCTCCACCGCAAACGCGCTGTGGGGCAACGCGCCCAGCGTACTGGTCGGCGACTTCCTTTATTCCCGCTCGTTCGAAATGATGGTCGAGCTGGGTTCGATGGACGTCATGAGAATTCTTTCCAAGGCAACCCGCGTGATTGCCGAGGGTGAAGTCCTGCAGCTCTCCAAGATCCGCGACGCCAGCACCACCGAAGAAACCTATATGGAAGTGATTCGCGGCAAGACAGCCATGCTGTTCGAAGCCTCGACCCACAGCGCCGCCGCCCTGTGCAATGCCTCTGAAGCGCAGACTGAAGCCTTGCGCACCTTCGGCGATCACCTGGGTGTGGCCTTCCAGCTGGTTGACGACCTGCTCGACTACCTCGGTGATGCCGAAACACTGGGCAAGAACGTCGGTGACGATCTGGCCGAAGGCAAGCCTACCCTGCCGCTCATCTACACCATGCGCGAAGGTAGCCCCGAGCAAGCCGCGCTGGTTCGTCAGGCCATTCAGAAAGGCGGCCTGGAAGACCTGGAAAGCATCCGCAATGCCGTGCAAAGTGCCGGCGCGCTGGATTACACCGCGCGCCTGGCCCGCGACTACGCCGCCCGCGCCATTGCCTGCCTTGAAGCACTGCCGCCCAGCGAGTATCGCGATGCGCTGGTCGAGCTTAGCGAGTTTGCGGTCGCCCGCACCCACTGA